A window of the Radiobacillus deserti genome harbors these coding sequences:
- a CDS encoding CinA family protein, giving the protein MNKTAKEMAENVRALTGADIGISFTGIAGPDSVEGKPVGTVVIGIQQAAGPSITKTFHFTGSRSAIRNRTVKKGFELLFHLLK; this is encoded by the coding sequence GTGAACAAAACTGCAAAAGAAATGGCGGAAAATGTTCGTGCGTTAACTGGTGCCGATATAGGGATTAGTTTCACTGGTATTGCAGGGCCAGATAGTGTGGAAGGGAAGCCGGTTGGGACGGTCGTGATTGGAATTCAACAAGCCGCTGGTCCCTCTATAACAAAAACCTTTCACTTCACGGGTAGCCGATCTGCTATTCGAAATAGAACCGTGAAAAAAGGGTTTGAACTTCTTTTCCATTTGCTAAAGTAA
- the yfmH gene encoding EF-P 5-aminopentanol modification-associated protein YfmH, with product MHKTTYDQIKETIYSEKLANGLQVFLLPKPEMAKTYGIFSTNYGSIDQTFVPLGKEEMITVPDGIAHFLEHKLFEKEDRDVFQDFTKQGASANAYTSFTKTAYLFSATSNIEKNVETLLNFVQEPYFSEKSVEKEKGIIGQEITMYDDQPDWRSFFGTIQSLYHHHPVQIDIAGTIDSISNITKEDLYTCYETFYHPSNMTFFVAGNFEPESMMAFIKDNQAEKSFTDQAPVQRSFPEEPNTVAKEKQVIEMPVSVSKCLVGLKEKMNYKDADEFLTADLLSEMLLDHYFSKSGAYYQELYDLDLIDNSFQFETNLEKNFGFSIIGGNTKKPDLLGDKLKEMLLAMKDKPLTEKEFNIMKRKQIGHFFRAMNSLEFTSNQFIHYHLLGIDFFNVLPKIEALTVEEANAFLNKWISEERIAVCQVVPTKE from the coding sequence ATGCATAAAACAACCTATGACCAAATAAAAGAAACGATTTATTCCGAGAAATTAGCGAACGGCTTACAAGTCTTTCTACTTCCGAAGCCGGAAATGGCCAAAACATACGGTATCTTTTCTACGAATTATGGATCAATCGATCAAACCTTTGTACCTCTAGGAAAAGAAGAGATGATAACGGTGCCTGACGGTATTGCCCATTTCTTAGAGCATAAATTGTTTGAAAAAGAAGACCGTGATGTCTTTCAGGATTTTACGAAACAGGGTGCATCAGCAAACGCATATACATCTTTTACGAAAACTGCTTATTTGTTTTCTGCGACTAGTAACATAGAAAAAAATGTAGAGACGCTTTTAAATTTCGTACAGGAACCATATTTCTCTGAAAAGTCGGTTGAAAAAGAAAAAGGGATTATTGGGCAAGAAATCACGATGTATGATGATCAACCAGATTGGCGTTCTTTTTTTGGAACGATTCAAAGTCTATATCACCATCATCCAGTGCAAATAGATATTGCCGGAACGATTGATTCCATATCGAACATTACCAAGGAGGACTTATATACTTGTTATGAAACGTTTTACCACCCTTCAAACATGACATTTTTCGTTGCTGGAAACTTTGAACCAGAATCGATGATGGCCTTCATAAAGGATAATCAAGCGGAGAAAAGCTTTACGGATCAGGCTCCTGTTCAACGCAGTTTTCCAGAGGAGCCAAATACTGTAGCAAAAGAGAAACAAGTAATTGAAATGCCTGTTTCTGTATCTAAATGTTTGGTTGGTTTGAAGGAAAAAATGAACTATAAGGATGCCGATGAATTTTTGACAGCAGATTTATTGAGCGAAATGCTTTTAGATCATTATTTTTCAAAGAGCGGAGCATATTACCAAGAGCTTTATGATCTGGATTTGATTGATAATAGCTTTCAATTTGAGACGAATTTAGAAAAGAATTTTGGATTTAGCATTATTGGTGGTAATACGAAGAAGCCAGATCTACTAGGGGATAAACTAAAAGAAATGCTCTTAGCTATGAAGGACAAACCACTAACAGAAAAAGAATTTAACATTATGAAGCGAAAGCAGATTGGTCATTTCTTTAGAGCGATGAATTCATTAGAGTTCACGTCCAATCAGTTTATTCACTATCACTTATTGGGAATTGATTTCTTTAATGTGTTACCTAAAATCGAAGCGCTAACTGTGGAAGAAGCCAATGCGTTTTTAAACAAATGGATTTCGGAGGAACGGATTGCCGTTTGCCAAGTAGTTCCAACAAAGGAGTAA
- a CDS encoding RodZ domain-containing protein codes for MELGAKLKEAREARNLSLEDVQKVTKIQTRYLQAIEKGNFSAMPGSFYVRAFVKEYATAVGLDADLFMEEHASELPKASNESSVQYSRVRSRNETTSTKSPAIFSFLPTLIVVLLIVGIFFLVWYFISTNDDGKSEEQVKTGGPDEVLVGDSGSTSEEKPEDTTEDTGSGDTTADDTEEQPEEPTNEPELKLVEETTDGAEGVTTYDLVNAEDSVQLVLNTDNEHWLEIENDKGKSFYNGMFAAAQAPQEIDLTGEERVHLRFGNPRDLKITVNGVDLQLPETVENGQIHQVWINLNASATE; via the coding sequence ATGGAATTAGGAGCGAAGTTAAAAGAAGCAAGAGAAGCAAGAAATTTATCTTTAGAAGATGTCCAGAAAGTAACTAAAATTCAAACACGTTATCTTCAAGCCATTGAAAAAGGGAATTTTAGTGCAATGCCGGGTAGTTTCTACGTTCGGGCTTTTGTAAAAGAGTACGCAACAGCTGTTGGATTAGATGCCGATCTTTTTATGGAAGAACACGCCTCTGAATTACCAAAGGCCTCTAATGAAAGTTCAGTCCAATATTCTAGAGTTCGTAGTAGAAATGAAACTACCTCTACGAAAAGCCCAGCGATTTTTTCGTTTTTACCTACATTAATTGTAGTATTACTTATTGTCGGCATTTTCTTTTTAGTCTGGTATTTTATATCTACAAATGATGACGGCAAGAGCGAAGAACAAGTAAAAACTGGTGGACCAGATGAAGTATTGGTGGGAGATTCGGGTTCCACGTCTGAAGAGAAACCAGAGGATACTACAGAGGATACTGGAAGCGGAGATACAACTGCCGATGATACAGAGGAACAACCGGAAGAACCAACAAATGAACCAGAATTAAAGCTAGTGGAGGAGACCACCGATGGTGCCGAGGGGGTTACAACCTATGACTTAGTAAATGCGGAGGATTCTGTTCAACTCGTTTTAAATACGGATAATGAGCATTGGTTGGAAATTGAAAATGATAAAGGGAAAAGCTTCTACAACGGTATGTTCGCTGCAGCTCAAGCTCCCCAAGAAATAGATCTGACAGGAGAAGAACGAGTACACCTTCGTTTTGGAAATCCTAGAGACTTGAAAATAACGGTCAATGGGGTGGATTTACAGCTACCAGAAACAGTTGAAAATGGACAAATTCATCAAGTATGGATCAATCTAAATGCAAGTGCAACAGAATAA
- a CDS encoding SDR family NAD(P)-dependent oxidoreductase: MGNVLIVGASGDIGAAISLRLAEEGHRLLLHYHQGKEKVEQLIATLPNESVLKVLHANLQEEEGMNSLVNQIDLAVDSVIFASGMSHFGMFQNSSLEEMDQMLNLHIKAPWRITKRLLPEMVQRKSGHIIMISSIWGRSWS, encoded by the coding sequence ATGGGGAACGTATTAATTGTAGGTGCAAGTGGTGATATTGGAGCTGCCATTTCTTTAAGGCTAGCCGAAGAGGGACACCGGTTACTCCTACATTACCATCAAGGTAAGGAAAAGGTGGAGCAATTAATCGCCACTTTACCTAACGAGTCTGTATTAAAGGTATTACATGCCAATTTACAAGAAGAAGAAGGAATGAACAGCCTGGTAAATCAAATAGACTTGGCTGTTGATTCCGTTATTTTTGCGAGCGGAATGAGCCATTTTGGCATGTTTCAGAACAGCTCATTAGAAGAAATGGACCAGATGCTTAACCTTCATATTAAAGCACCCTGGAGAATTACGAAGCGTCTTCTTCCAGAAATGGTACAACGTAAATCTGGACATATCATCATGATTTCTTCCATATGGGGGCGAAGTTGGAGCTAG
- a CDS encoding SDR family oxidoreductase translates to MYSTVKGAQNSFVKALAKEVAMSGISVNGISPGFIDTKMNRHLSEEERAQIINEIPINRPGTPEDVAHVAAFLLDRRSSYIFKVKLFE, encoded by the coding sequence ATGTATTCTACTGTTAAAGGAGCCCAAAATAGCTTTGTTAAGGCTTTAGCAAAAGAAGTTGCGATGTCTGGTATTTCGGTAAATGGCATAAGTCCAGGTTTTATCGACACGAAGATGAACCGTCATTTATCCGAAGAAGAACGAGCCCAAATAATTAATGAAATACCAATAAATCGTCCGGGTACTCCAGAGGATGTCGCCCATGTCGCTGCTTTTTTGCTTGATCGTCGTTCTAGCTATATATTCAAGGTGAAATTATTCGAGTGA
- the pgsA gene encoding CDP-diacylglycerol--glycerol-3-phosphate 3-phosphatidyltransferase: MNIPNRITLSRIFMIPIFIIILSVPFDWGTIDIGNEVLPVADFVAAFIFIIASTTDWIDGYYARKHNLVTNLGKFLDPLADKLLVSAALILLVEMGQASAWIVIIIISREFAVTGLRQIAAGEGTILAAGQMGKLKTWIQIIAISVLLLHNFPFSYTTIPFGTIALYAALVITVVSGVDYFVKNWHVMRDSK, from the coding sequence ATGAATATCCCTAACAGAATTACATTATCAAGAATTTTTATGATTCCTATTTTTATTATTATATTAAGTGTCCCTTTTGATTGGGGAACGATTGATATTGGGAATGAAGTATTACCAGTGGCCGACTTTGTTGCAGCATTTATCTTTATTATTGCTTCGACAACCGATTGGATAGATGGCTACTATGCTCGTAAACATAATTTAGTTACGAATTTAGGAAAGTTCTTAGATCCACTTGCTGATAAGCTGTTAGTATCTGCCGCATTAATCTTATTAGTTGAGATGGGCCAAGCTTCAGCTTGGATTGTGATCATTATCATAAGTAGAGAGTTTGCAGTAACTGGACTTCGACAAATTGCAGCCGGGGAAGGTACTATTTTAGCTGCTGGACAAATGGGAAAATTGAAAACATGGATTCAAATTATTGCGATTTCCGTGCTTTTATTGCATAATTTCCCGTTCTCTTATACAACTATCCCATTTGGTACGATTGCTTTATATGCGGCTTTAGTCATTACGGTTGTATCTGGCGTTGACTACTTTGTGAAAAACTGGCATGTGATGAGGGATTCTAAATGA
- a CDS encoding DUF3243 domain-containing protein: MSVLDNFESWKDFLGDRLHQAEGQGMNQNTISEIAYEIGGYLANQVDAKNDQEAVLRDLWNAASKDEQHAIANIMVKMVQNDGTGR; encoded by the coding sequence ATGTCTGTACTAGACAACTTTGAATCTTGGAAGGACTTTCTTGGTGACCGTTTACACCAAGCAGAAGGTCAAGGTATGAATCAAAACACGATCTCTGAGATTGCTTATGAAATCGGTGGCTATCTTGCTAATCAAGTAGATGCTAAAAACGACCAAGAAGCTGTTCTTCGAGATCTATGGAATGCTGCTTCTAAAGATGAACAGCATGCCATTGCTAATATTATGGTGAAAATGGTTCAAAACGACGGAACCGGAAGATAA
- the recA gene encoding recombinase RecA: MSDRKQALDMALKQIEKQFGKGSIMKLGEQAEQKIATVPSGSLALDVALGVGGYPRGRVIEIYGPESSGKTTVSLHAIAEAQRQGGQAAFIDAEHALDPVYARKLGVNVDELLLSQPDTGEQALEIAEALVRSGAVDMIVIDSVAALVPKAEIEGEMGDSHVGLQARLMSQALRKLSGAINKSKTTAIFINQIREKVGVMFGNPETTPGGRALKFYSSVRLEVRRAETLKQGNDMVGNKTKIKVVKNKVAPPFRTAEVDIMYGEGISREGELLDIGSDLDIVLKSGAWYSYNEERLGQGRENAKQFLKENEDVSLEIYNAIRNHYDMDTLAPEAGEESQEGQEALELE; the protein is encoded by the coding sequence TTGAGCGATCGTAAACAAGCCTTAGATATGGCGTTAAAACAAATAGAAAAACAGTTCGGTAAAGGTTCTATTATGAAACTAGGGGAACAAGCAGAGCAAAAAATCGCAACGGTTCCAAGTGGATCATTAGCTTTAGATGTTGCACTAGGAGTTGGAGGATATCCAAGAGGAAGGGTTATTGAAATTTATGGTCCTGAATCTTCTGGTAAAACAACTGTTTCTTTACATGCGATTGCGGAAGCTCAACGTCAAGGTGGCCAAGCTGCATTTATTGATGCAGAGCATGCACTAGATCCCGTTTATGCTAGAAAATTAGGTGTAAATGTAGACGAATTACTATTATCTCAACCAGATACAGGAGAGCAAGCACTTGAAATTGCCGAAGCGTTAGTACGAAGTGGTGCAGTTGATATGATTGTTATTGACTCGGTTGCTGCACTTGTACCAAAAGCAGAGATTGAAGGAGAGATGGGAGATTCTCACGTAGGTCTTCAAGCTCGTCTTATGTCTCAAGCTTTACGTAAACTGTCTGGTGCAATCAACAAATCCAAAACTACGGCTATCTTTATTAACCAAATTCGTGAAAAGGTCGGAGTAATGTTCGGTAATCCAGAAACAACACCTGGTGGACGTGCGCTTAAATTCTACTCCTCTGTTCGATTGGAAGTACGTCGTGCGGAAACCTTGAAGCAAGGAAATGACATGGTCGGAAACAAAACAAAAATTAAAGTTGTGAAAAACAAAGTTGCCCCTCCTTTCCGTACAGCAGAAGTAGACATTATGTATGGAGAAGGAATCTCTAGAGAGGGAGAGCTTCTCGATATCGGTTCGGATTTGGACATCGTATTAAAGAGTGGTGCTTGGTACTCTTATAATGAGGAACGACTTGGACAAGGTAGAGAAAATGCGAAGCAATTTTTAAAAGAGAACGAAGATGTTTCGTTGGAAATTTACAACGCTATCCGTAACCATTATGATATGGATACGTTAGCACCTGAAGCGGGAGAAGAATCACAAGAAGGACAAGAGGCTTTAGAATTAGAATAA
- a CDS encoding DUF3388 domain-containing protein: protein MEKTEWYLEYEIQYNRPGLLGDISSLLGMLSINIITINGVENSRRGMLLLSRKDEQIIRLKSILDTMDTINVIKLRKPKLRDRLAVRHGRYIHSDVDDKKTFRFVRSELGLLVDFMAELFKKDGHKLIGIRGMPRVGKTESIVASSVCANKRWLFVSSTLLKQTIRNQLIEDEYSDDNLYIIDGIVSTRRASERHWELVREIMRLPATKVVEHPDIFVQQTEYKLDDFDYIIELRNEEDEEIKYDPIEKPVMEKQDGFSMFDF, encoded by the coding sequence GTGGAGAAAACCGAATGGTATCTTGAATATGAAATCCAATATAATAGACCAGGGTTACTTGGGGACATTTCATCGTTACTTGGGATGCTATCCATCAATATCATCACCATTAATGGCGTTGAAAACTCTCGAAGAGGTATGCTACTTCTATCACGAAAAGATGAACAAATTATTCGATTAAAATCAATTTTAGATACAATGGATACAATCAATGTGATAAAATTACGTAAACCAAAGCTACGAGATCGATTAGCAGTTCGACATGGTAGATACATACATAGTGACGTAGATGATAAGAAGACGTTTCGTTTTGTACGAAGTGAATTAGGCTTACTTGTTGACTTTATGGCTGAATTATTTAAGAAGGATGGGCACAAACTAATTGGTATTAGAGGAATGCCCAGAGTTGGGAAAACAGAATCCATCGTTGCATCCAGTGTATGTGCAAATAAACGTTGGCTATTTGTGTCTAGCACCTTGTTAAAGCAGACGATTCGAAATCAGCTTATTGAAGATGAATATAGTGACGATAATTTATACATTATTGATGGGATTGTTTCTACGCGTAGAGCGAGTGAAAGACATTGGGAGCTTGTTCGTGAAATCATGAGGTTGCCAGCAACGAAAGTAGTAGAACATCCAGACATTTTTGTGCAACAAACCGAGTATAAATTAGATGATTTTGATTACATTATCGAATTGAGAAATGAGGAAGATGAAGAAATTAAATATGATCCTATTGAGAAACCAGTTATGGAAAAACAAGACGGATTTTCAATGTTTGATTTTTAA
- a CDS encoding competence/damage-inducible protein A, with amino-acid sequence MSVKAEIIAVGTELLLGQISNTNAQWLSEQLANRGVHVYHHAVVGDNLERVRETFELAGQRADIVMVTGGLGPTDDDLTREAFQALSGIGLVEDNDTMRKIEAFYEKANREMTPNNRKQARVFEGSTVFANSAGMAPGIAVDFQDTIWIFMPGVPREMKAICMEQAFPYIEQHFPLTSIIRSKMLRFIGIGESQLEHDLYQIIQNQTNPTIAPLASEGEVGLRITAQANTEEEAAALIQSTESLIKDKVGTFLYGFDNQSIEQAVKELFVSRGLTLAAAESLTGGLFSSSVVAVEGASSVFKGGIVSYETSVKSGLLQVSEKTLTSSGTVSEQNCKRNGGKCSCVNWCRYRD; translated from the coding sequence ATGAGTGTGAAAGCTGAGATTATTGCGGTTGGTACAGAACTTCTTCTAGGACAAATCTCCAATACCAATGCTCAATGGTTATCGGAGCAACTAGCAAACCGTGGTGTCCACGTCTATCATCATGCCGTTGTTGGTGACAATTTAGAGCGTGTGAGAGAAACGTTTGAATTGGCAGGTCAACGTGCGGATATTGTGATGGTGACAGGTGGACTTGGACCAACAGATGATGATTTGACAAGAGAAGCATTCCAAGCTCTTTCTGGAATCGGGCTAGTTGAAGATAACGACACCATGAGAAAAATTGAAGCTTTCTATGAAAAGGCAAACCGTGAGATGACACCTAATAATCGCAAGCAAGCAAGGGTGTTTGAAGGAAGTACTGTTTTTGCCAATAGTGCTGGAATGGCACCTGGAATTGCGGTGGACTTTCAAGACACGATATGGATTTTTATGCCCGGTGTTCCGCGTGAAATGAAAGCGATTTGCATGGAGCAAGCTTTTCCATATATAGAGCAACACTTTCCATTGACATCGATTATTCGTTCTAAAATGCTTCGGTTTATTGGGATTGGAGAATCGCAATTGGAGCATGATTTATATCAGATTATACAAAACCAAACCAATCCTACAATTGCACCACTAGCTTCAGAAGGTGAGGTTGGCTTGAGAATAACTGCCCAGGCAAACACGGAAGAAGAGGCTGCTGCCCTGATTCAGTCTACAGAATCCTTAATCAAGGACAAAGTGGGTACGTTTCTTTATGGATTCGATAATCAGAGTATTGAGCAAGCTGTGAAAGAGCTATTCGTTTCCCGTGGGTTGACATTGGCTGCTGCTGAAAGTCTAACTGGGGGACTATTTTCTAGCTCTGTCGTAGCAGTCGAAGGAGCATCCTCTGTGTTTAAAGGTGGGATTGTGAGCTACGAAACCTCTGTGAAAAGCGGGCTATTACAAGTATCAGAAAAAACATTAACTAGCAGCGGAACCGTCAGTGAACAAAACTGCAAAAGAAATGGCGGAAAATGTTCGTGCGTTAACTGGTGCCGATATAGGGATTAG